The stretch of DNA CAGTCGGACGGCTTCTTTCTCCACCTTGGCGGTGTAACGAGCTTCGGAGATGACTGCCGGGACAGGCGGCTTTTCGCCTGGCTTCAAACTCTGTTGATGAGCTTTGTTCCAGAGTTCGAGATATTCCGAAAGTGGTAATGCAATCGTGGCGTCATTTTTCCCGAAGACCTGCTTGAGGTTCTGATAAGGGATGTAGATCCAGCGCTGAACCAGTTCCTGATTGGCAGGTGAGGCGGCTGGGGGCCGCGTCGTGCTCTCCTCCTGGGCGAAAACCATTGTGGCTGGTGACAGGGCCAAAGCCAGCAAAGCCATCATCAGACGAATCACAGTCAATGACGAGGAGGAGCGCATGGCAGACTTTCTGCGAAATCAACAGCTTCTCCTGTGAGGAAAAGCTTATGGATGGGTCAATTAAGGGGAATACGCTGTTTGCGCCACCGGTGGCATAGATGTCAAAGATAGCGATTACACACATTGCGGAACATGGTTTGTCTCACAATCGGTGATGCAACGTGGGTAGAAAATCTTTTGTTGCCGGACGAGCTGATTGAACCGTCTCACTGTAACGGGGGACCAAAGGGGTCCGTAATGAAGTGAGTTTGTCAGGAGTAACTGATTTTAATTTCAGTGTTTGCATCATTGTGTGACGTGTGAGTATCGCACTAGAAACAGGCAGTTTCCCTGCGTGTGCATCTGTGACGCGTGGACGAACAGAGAAACTCCAGAGATTTTCCGACTTATGCACAGATTTCCGAAAATTGATGTGTTGGCAGCAAGCTCGCGGATCCAATCACTCAGCATCATTACATTGTCGCGCCGCGCGACATTTCGATGCAGTGACTTCTCCAATGTCGCTTCGAAGATCATGACTCAGGAATGCGATTGGACACAACCTGTTGATGCACAATAGGTTAGTGTTTTTCACCTGCTGTGGCATCAAAGCTGCTTTTCATGATTGGCAGAATGTTGCGTGGCGGCTTTGAGCCGTCCTGAATTCGAAGTTTTGCCAGAAGATTGAAATGATGATCAACTCAGGACCGTCGCGCCGCCTTCGACCCGGCTTCACTCTGATTGAATTGCTGGTGGTCATCGCAATCATTGCCATTCTGATTGCCCTGCTCCTTCCCGCAGTTCAGCAGGCACGCGAAGCGGCCCGGCGAACGCAGTGCAAAAACAATCTCAAGCAACTGGGGCTGGCAGTTCACAACTACGAGTCCGCTCTCAATGCGTTTCCACCCTCAGCCACCATCAATACCGCTGTAACTTCGACGGGAAACAATGGGTCGTGGTCGATTCATGGGAGAATTCTCCCCTATCTCGAACAAGGGAACCTGTATTCGAAAGTCGATTTGAGTATCGCGTGGGATAATCAACTGGCAATCAGCGGATTGAAGATTCCCAGCTATGCCTGCCCGAGTGATCCCAAGTCGGATACGGTACGCGATCCTGGTGGTGGACGGGCACTGCTTTATCCCACCACCTACGGCTTTAACTACGGCACGTACTTTGTCTTCAACCCCACCACGGGTCAGGGTGGCGATGGAGCCTTCTTTCCCAATAGCAAGCTGAGCTTCAACTCGTTTACTGATGGTACCAGCAATACCTTGCTCGCAGCGGAAGTGAAGGCTTGGACTCCTTACAACCGCAACGCATCGAGTTTCTCAGCGACAACTCCCCCGGGAAATGCCTCGGCTGCGGCAGCTCTTTTAGCCCAGGGAACTGACCCGAAATACAATCCTTCCACGGGGCACACGGAATGGCCAGACGGTCGAGTCCATCATGCTGGTTTCACCACTTGCATGAATCCCAATACGAATCTCTCAACAACGCATACCGATGGAGTGACCTATAACGATTGCGATTTCAACTCGTGGCAGGAAGGTCGCAATGGCAGCACAGGTTCACCAAGTTATGCAGTCATCGTCTCACGCAGTTGGCATGAGGGAATTGTGAATGTCTGTATGGTCGATGGCTCGGTGCGTACGGTGAGTGAAAACATCGACAATGGGATCTGGCGGGCCTTAGGAACCCGCAGTGGAGGCAGCAACGAAACCACCGTCGGCGAGTTCTAACCTGATTCCGTCCGGATTCTGCATCTCTGGCTGTTGATTGCCTGTTGGTCCGCTTAAAATTGAGTGTCGTGTGTCGAGTGATTTCTGACTGTTTGTATGCTGTGATTGACTGATGGTGAAACGGTCCGTCGTCCTGGGTCGCGTTCTCAATTGCCAACTCTGGACACAATTGCCCGCTGTTCAACTTGAAGTGATGGGGTCTTCTGATGGTTTGCACTTCTCTCCGCTGCTTGTTTCTGACTCTCATTGCCGGAGTATGTCTGGTGGCTCAGATTTCTGAGGCCGCCACCCCTGCCGAGATAGCCGCTTCCCGGCAGAAAGCCATTGCGTTTCTCAAGACATCCCAGGCCGAAGATGGGAGTTGGACAACCAATCAGACTCCCGGCATTACAGGGTTGGTGCTCTATGGTGCACTGAATGCCGGTGCTCCCGCCGACGATCCGATGATTGCCAAGGGCCTTAAGTATCTCGAATCGTTCCGTCAGCCGGACGGTGGGATTTACAGCCCCAAGGCTCATCATGGGAATTACGAAACGGCCATTTCGCTCCTGGCATTTTCGGCAGCGAATACCGATGGCAAATACAACGATCTCATCAAGAAAGCCGAAGCCTATATTCGCGGCGTGCAGTGGGATCAGTCGGAAAAGATTGAATCTTCGGATGTTCGCTGGGGTGGTTCTGGCTATGGAAAAACCAGCGATCGGCCCGACCTGTCCAATACAGCTTTCTTTCTCGAAGCCCTGCAGACAGCGGGTGTGAAATCGGATGATCAGGCCGTGCAGAACGCGCTGGTGTTCCTGTCCCGTTGCCAGAATCTGGAATCTGAGTACAACACCACACCGGCAGCCGCCAAGATCAATGACGGTGGCTTTTACTACACCCCCGCTTTGGGTGGCCAGTCTCAGGCAGGTACGACTCCTGAAGGTGGTCTGCGTTCTTACGGCAGTATGACCTACGCCGGCCTGAAGAGCATGATTTACGCGGGGCTCAGCAAAGACGATCCCCGTGTGAAAGCTGCGACTGAATGGATTCGCAAGTTTTATACAGTGGATGAAAATCCTGGCCTAGGTGATCAAGGGATCTACTACTATCACCAGGCCTTTGCCAAAGCTTTGGACGCACTGGGAGAAGAAGTTCTCATCGACGCTCAGGGCAAAGAGCACCGCTGGCGGGAAGATCTTGCAAACGCCCTAATTGCTAAGCAGCAGGCCAACGGCAGCTGGGTAAACAAAAATTCCCGCTGGATGGAAGGCGACCCGAACCTCGCGACAGCCTACGCACTGATGGCACTC from Planctopirus ephydatiae encodes:
- a CDS encoding prenyltransferase/squalene oxidase repeat-containing protein, giving the protein MAQISEAATPAEIAASRQKAIAFLKTSQAEDGSWTTNQTPGITGLVLYGALNAGAPADDPMIAKGLKYLESFRQPDGGIYSPKAHHGNYETAISLLAFSAANTDGKYNDLIKKAEAYIRGVQWDQSEKIESSDVRWGGSGYGKTSDRPDLSNTAFFLEALQTAGVKSDDQAVQNALVFLSRCQNLESEYNTTPAAAKINDGGFYYTPALGGQSQAGTTPEGGLRSYGSMTYAGLKSMIYAGLSKDDPRVKAATEWIRKFYTVDENPGLGDQGIYYYHQAFAKALDALGEEVLIDAQGKEHRWREDLANALIAKQQANGSWVNKNSRWMEGDPNLATAYALMALKYATK
- a CDS encoding DUF1559 domain-containing protein; the protein is MMINSGPSRRLRPGFTLIELLVVIAIIAILIALLLPAVQQAREAARRTQCKNNLKQLGLAVHNYESALNAFPPSATINTAVTSTGNNGSWSIHGRILPYLEQGNLYSKVDLSIAWDNQLAISGLKIPSYACPSDPKSDTVRDPGGGRALLYPTTYGFNYGTYFVFNPTTGQGGDGAFFPNSKLSFNSFTDGTSNTLLAAEVKAWTPYNRNASSFSATTPPGNASAAAALLAQGTDPKYNPSTGHTEWPDGRVHHAGFTTCMNPNTNLSTTHTDGVTYNDCDFNSWQEGRNGSTGSPSYAVIVSRSWHEGIVNVCMVDGSVRTVSENIDNGIWRALGTRSGGSNETTVGEF